One window of Triticum dicoccoides isolate Atlit2015 ecotype Zavitan chromosome 5A, WEW_v2.0, whole genome shotgun sequence genomic DNA carries:
- the LOC119302719 gene encoding cysteine-rich receptor-like protein kinase 6 isoform X2 translates to MGMARLAVLLVAIAAVLLARRAAAEYPWPVCGSTGSFAANDTTYLASISAMAATLPRNASASPGGLYATARAGQVRALALCRGDANATACSDCLYQGFQDLPSACAYTKEATMYYDPCFLHYSDADLRASDDTALGSAFSTAYSANATAEPARFDRVVAALLNATADYAAYNSSRMRLYASGVVPFDREIPEVYSWAQCTPDLTPARCRDCLANMIQELGTPLYSVGARALGIRCSVRYENRPFLDGPVMLRLPATGAPAPSPAPALDMVPNVVTPLAAVGGGRKYSVPGMVLIVVLPTLAAANLLAGLFIWRRRRRSPARAKQPCKDTESVDSMLMDISTLRAATGDFAESNKLGEGGFGAVYKGTLPDGEEIAVKRLSKSSTQGVEELKNELALVVKLKHKNLVRLVGVCLEQQERLLVYEFIPNRSLDQILFDTEKGEQLDWGKRQRIIRGIARGLQYLHEDSQLKVVHRDLKASNVLLDADMNPKISDFGLARLFGRGQTQGVTDRVIGTYGYMAPEYLMRGNYSVKSDVFSFGVMALEIVTGRKNSDTLQSEDLLTMIWQHWTSGTVLEMMDPCMNNSFSESDARRCIQVGLMCVQENPVDRPVMSAVGMMLGSDMVSLGAPSKPASTFYTRNAGADSGNGFSISTISLNDDPKDHF, encoded by the exons ATGGGCATGGCTCGGCTTGCCGTCCTGCTCGTGGCCATCGCCGCCGTGCTCCTCGCGCGCCGAGCCGCCGCCGAGTACCCATGGCCAGTCTGCGGCAGCACCGGCAGCTTCGCGGCCAACGACACCACGTACCTGGCGAGCATCAGCGCCATGGCCGCCACCCTCCCCAGGAACGCCTCGGCGTCCCCGGGCGGCCTCTACGCCACGGCGCGGGCCGGCCAGGTCCGGGCCCTCGCGCTCTGCCGCGGCGACGCCAACGCCACCGCCTGCTCCGACTGCCTCTACCAGGGGTTCCAGGACCTGCCCAGCGCCTGCGCCTACACCAAGGAGGCCACCATGTACTACGACCCCTGCTTCCTCCACTACTCCGACGCCGACCTGCGCGCCTCCGACGACACCGCGTTGGGCTCGGCGTTCAGCACCGCCTACAGCGCTAACGCCACGGCGGAACCGGCCCGCTTCGACCGCGTCGTGGCCGCGCTCCTCAACGCCACCGCGGACTATGCCGCCTACAACTCCTCCAGGATGAGGTTGTATGCGTCCGGGGTGGTCCCCTTCGACCGGGAGATCCCGGAGGTGTACAGCTGGGCGCAGTGCACGCCGGACCTCACGCCGGCGCGCTGCCGGGATTGCCTCGCCAACATGATCCAGGAGTTGGGGACGCCGCTGTACAGCGTCGGGGCGAGGGCTCTTGGGATCAGGTGCAGCGTCCGGTACGAGAACAGGCCCTTCCTTGATGGCCCGGTCATGCTGCGCCTACCAGCAACTGGAGCTCCAGCgccgtcgccggcgccggcgctggaTATGGTGCCCAATGTTGTGACGCCGTTGGCTGCGGTCGGAGGAG GGAGAAAGTACAGTGTTCCTGGCATGGTTCTTATAGTTGTGCTGCCTACTCTAGCAGCCGCAAACCTTCTCGCCGGCTTATTTatctggaggaggaggcggcgatcaCCAGCACGAGCCAAGCAACCAT GTAAGGACACTGAGAGTGTAGATTCGATGCTGATGGACATTTCAACTCTGCGAGCTGCCACCGGGGACTTCGCCGAGAGCAACAAGCTCGGCGAAGGAGGCTTTGGCGCGGTGTACAAG GGTACTCTACCAGATGGCGAAGAGATAGCTGTGAAGAGATTATCCAAGAGCTCGACGCAAGGAGTGGAGGAGCTCAAGAACGAGCTCGCCCTGGTGGTGAAGCTCAAGCACAAGAATCTCGTCAGGCTTGTCGGCGTGTGCCTGGAGCAGCAGGAGCGGCTGCTCGTCTACGAGTTCATCCCCAACCGGAGCCTCGACCAGATCCTATTTG ACACTGAGAAAGGGGAGCAGCTTGACTGGGGAAAGAGGCAGAGGATCATACGTGGGATCGCTCGAGGCCTGCAGTACCTCCATGAAGACTCCCAGCTCAAGGTCGTCCATCGTGATCTCAAAGCCAGCAACGTGCTTCTCGACGCCGACATGAACCCCAAGATCTCCGACTTTGGCCTCGCGAGGCTCTTCGGGCGAGGCCAGACGCAGGGCGTCACCGACCGTGTCATCGGCACATA TGGATACATGGCGCCAGAGTACTTGATGCGCGGGAACTACTCCGTGAAATCGGATGTGTTCAGCTTCGGGGTAATGGCTCTGGAGATCGTTACGGGAAGGAAGAACAGTGACACCTTGCAATCTGAAGATCTCTTgaccatg ATCTGGCAGCATTGGACGTCTGGAACGGTGCTGGAGATGATGGACCCGTGTATGAACAACAGCTTCTCGGAGAGCGACGCGAGGAGGTGCATCCAGGTCGGGCTAATGTGCGTCCAGGAGAACCCGGTGGACAGGCCGGTGATGTCTGCGGTGGGCATGATGCTTGGAAGCGACATGGTGTCCCTCGGTGCCCCGTCAAAGCCAGCGTCAACGTTTTACACTAGGAACGCTGGTGCCGACTCCGGAAATGGGTTCAGTATCTCGACTATTTCACTGAATGATGATCCCAAGGATCATTTCTAG
- the LOC119302719 gene encoding cysteine-rich receptor-like protein kinase 6 isoform X1 gives MGMARLAVLLVAIAAVLLARRAAAEYPWPVCGSTGSFAANDTTYLASISAMAATLPRNASASPGGLYATARAGQVRALALCRGDANATACSDCLYQGFQDLPSACAYTKEATMYYDPCFLHYSDADLRASDDTALGSAFSTAYSANATAEPARFDRVVAALLNATADYAAYNSSRMRLYASGVVPFDREIPEVYSWAQCTPDLTPARCRDCLANMIQELGTPLYSVGARALGIRCSVRYENRPFLDGPVMLRLPATGAPAPSPAPALDMVPNVVTPLAAVGGGRKYSVPGMVLIVVLPTLAAANLLAGLFIWRRRRRSPARAKQPYSSYSTAGKDTESVDSMLMDISTLRAATGDFAESNKLGEGGFGAVYKGTLPDGEEIAVKRLSKSSTQGVEELKNELALVVKLKHKNLVRLVGVCLEQQERLLVYEFIPNRSLDQILFDTEKGEQLDWGKRQRIIRGIARGLQYLHEDSQLKVVHRDLKASNVLLDADMNPKISDFGLARLFGRGQTQGVTDRVIGTYGYMAPEYLMRGNYSVKSDVFSFGVMALEIVTGRKNSDTLQSEDLLTMIWQHWTSGTVLEMMDPCMNNSFSESDARRCIQVGLMCVQENPVDRPVMSAVGMMLGSDMVSLGAPSKPASTFYTRNAGADSGNGFSISTISLNDDPKDHF, from the exons ATGGGCATGGCTCGGCTTGCCGTCCTGCTCGTGGCCATCGCCGCCGTGCTCCTCGCGCGCCGAGCCGCCGCCGAGTACCCATGGCCAGTCTGCGGCAGCACCGGCAGCTTCGCGGCCAACGACACCACGTACCTGGCGAGCATCAGCGCCATGGCCGCCACCCTCCCCAGGAACGCCTCGGCGTCCCCGGGCGGCCTCTACGCCACGGCGCGGGCCGGCCAGGTCCGGGCCCTCGCGCTCTGCCGCGGCGACGCCAACGCCACCGCCTGCTCCGACTGCCTCTACCAGGGGTTCCAGGACCTGCCCAGCGCCTGCGCCTACACCAAGGAGGCCACCATGTACTACGACCCCTGCTTCCTCCACTACTCCGACGCCGACCTGCGCGCCTCCGACGACACCGCGTTGGGCTCGGCGTTCAGCACCGCCTACAGCGCTAACGCCACGGCGGAACCGGCCCGCTTCGACCGCGTCGTGGCCGCGCTCCTCAACGCCACCGCGGACTATGCCGCCTACAACTCCTCCAGGATGAGGTTGTATGCGTCCGGGGTGGTCCCCTTCGACCGGGAGATCCCGGAGGTGTACAGCTGGGCGCAGTGCACGCCGGACCTCACGCCGGCGCGCTGCCGGGATTGCCTCGCCAACATGATCCAGGAGTTGGGGACGCCGCTGTACAGCGTCGGGGCGAGGGCTCTTGGGATCAGGTGCAGCGTCCGGTACGAGAACAGGCCCTTCCTTGATGGCCCGGTCATGCTGCGCCTACCAGCAACTGGAGCTCCAGCgccgtcgccggcgccggcgctggaTATGGTGCCCAATGTTGTGACGCCGTTGGCTGCGGTCGGAGGAG GGAGAAAGTACAGTGTTCCTGGCATGGTTCTTATAGTTGTGCTGCCTACTCTAGCAGCCGCAAACCTTCTCGCCGGCTTATTTatctggaggaggaggcggcgatcaCCAGCACGAGCCAAGCAACCAT ATTCCAGTTACTCCACTGCAGGTAAGGACACTGAGAGTGTAGATTCGATGCTGATGGACATTTCAACTCTGCGAGCTGCCACCGGGGACTTCGCCGAGAGCAACAAGCTCGGCGAAGGAGGCTTTGGCGCGGTGTACAAG GGTACTCTACCAGATGGCGAAGAGATAGCTGTGAAGAGATTATCCAAGAGCTCGACGCAAGGAGTGGAGGAGCTCAAGAACGAGCTCGCCCTGGTGGTGAAGCTCAAGCACAAGAATCTCGTCAGGCTTGTCGGCGTGTGCCTGGAGCAGCAGGAGCGGCTGCTCGTCTACGAGTTCATCCCCAACCGGAGCCTCGACCAGATCCTATTTG ACACTGAGAAAGGGGAGCAGCTTGACTGGGGAAAGAGGCAGAGGATCATACGTGGGATCGCTCGAGGCCTGCAGTACCTCCATGAAGACTCCCAGCTCAAGGTCGTCCATCGTGATCTCAAAGCCAGCAACGTGCTTCTCGACGCCGACATGAACCCCAAGATCTCCGACTTTGGCCTCGCGAGGCTCTTCGGGCGAGGCCAGACGCAGGGCGTCACCGACCGTGTCATCGGCACATA TGGATACATGGCGCCAGAGTACTTGATGCGCGGGAACTACTCCGTGAAATCGGATGTGTTCAGCTTCGGGGTAATGGCTCTGGAGATCGTTACGGGAAGGAAGAACAGTGACACCTTGCAATCTGAAGATCTCTTgaccatg ATCTGGCAGCATTGGACGTCTGGAACGGTGCTGGAGATGATGGACCCGTGTATGAACAACAGCTTCTCGGAGAGCGACGCGAGGAGGTGCATCCAGGTCGGGCTAATGTGCGTCCAGGAGAACCCGGTGGACAGGCCGGTGATGTCTGCGGTGGGCATGATGCTTGGAAGCGACATGGTGTCCCTCGGTGCCCCGTCAAAGCCAGCGTCAACGTTTTACACTAGGAACGCTGGTGCCGACTCCGGAAATGGGTTCAGTATCTCGACTATTTCACTGAATGATGATCCCAAGGATCATTTCTAG
- the LOC119302720 gene encoding cysteine-rich receptor-like protein kinase 6, which produces MARRLLLSVAVVAVTLLAPPGAAGYPWPLCGQAGGFPAGSDYKASLGLLAATMPRNASMSPGLFATAQAGAAPEKAWALALCRGDAGASYCFSCLDQAFQDLISSCDYKDATIYFDSCVLTYSNIHFRAADDTKYSPVYPIRNLANATADPAGFQRLVAALVNATASSAAFSSSTRLYASGQADFDKELPQVYSWAQCTPDMSPDRCWGCLVRLMRELPTFFTDGIGARVLGIRCSIRYETQPFFNGTVTVRLSATSARAPAPAPAPNVAAVGKGRRYSVPIMVPIILLPILSATSLIACFLLRRRLGPLTEEKQPYPSYSAEAEDDIESANSMMIDILTLQVATGDFAESNKLGEGGFGAVYKGTLPDGKQIAVKRMSKSSAQGVDELKNELALVAKLKHKNLVWLIGVCLEQQERLLVYEFVPNRSLDLIIFDSAKCEQLDWANRYKIIDGIARGLQYLHEDSQLKVVHRDLKASNILLDMNNIPKISDFGLAKIFGRDQTQGVTSRVVGTYGYMAPEYMMRGNYSVKSDAFSFGVMVLEIVTGRRNNGDSSGQFEDLLTTVWEHSTTGTVFEVVDPSMNGRFMEKDVLKCVHIGLLCVQENPMDRPTMSTVVTMLGSETFTLHAPSKPSFCSRRNDACAD; this is translated from the exons ATGGCTCGCCGTCTCCTCCTGTCCGTGGCCGTCGTCGCGGTGACGCTTCTCGCGCCGCCCGGCGCGGCGGGATACCCGTGGCCGCTTTGCGGCCAAGCCGGCGGCTTCCCGGCGGGCAGCGATTACAAGGCGAGCCTCGGCCTCCTCGCCGCCACCATGCCCAGAAACGCCTCCATGTCGCCGGGCCTCTTCGCCACCGCGCAGGCCGGCGCCGCCCCGGAGAAGGCGTGGGCCCTCGCGCTCTGCCGCGGGGACGCCGGCGCCTCCTACTGCTTCAGCTGCCTCGACCAGGCCTTCCAGGACCTCATCAGCTCGTGCGACTACAAGGACGCCACCATCTACTTCGACTCCTGCGTGCTCACCTACTCCAACATCCACTTCCGCGCCGCCGACGACACCAAGTACAGCCCGGTATACCCGATCCGCAACCTTGCCAACGCCACGGCGGATCCGGCGGGGTTCCAGCGCCTCGTGGCGGCGCTCGTGAACGCCACCGCCAGCAGCGCCGCCTTCAGCTCCTCCACGCGCCTGTACGCGTCCGGGCAGGCCGACTTTGACAAGGAGCTGCCGCAGGTGTACAGCTGGGCGCAGTGCACGCCGGACATGTCGCCGGACCGCTGCTGGGGGTGCCTCGTTCGGCTCATGAGGGAGTTGCCGACGTTCTTCACGGACGGCATCGGAGCCAGGGTTCTCGGGATCAGGTGCAGCATCAGGTACGAAACCCAGCCCTTCTTCAATGGCACCGTCACCGTGCGGCTGTCGGCAACATCAGCCAGAGCGCCGGCGCCGGCCCCGGCGCCTAATGTCGCGGCAGTTGGAAAAG GAAGAAGGTACAGTGTTCCTATCATGGTTCCTATAATTCTGTTGCCCATCCTATCAGCCACCAGCCTCATCGCCTGCTTCTTATTACGGAGGAGGCTGGGGCCACTGACCGAAGAAAAGCAGCCAT ATCCCAGTTATTCCGCTGAAGCTGAAGACGACATTGAGAGTGCAAACTCGATGATGATTGACATTTTAACACTACAAGTTGCGACTGGCGATTTTGCGGAGAGCAACAAGCTCGGGGAAGGAGGATTCGGTGCGGTGTACAAG GGCACGCTCCCTGACGGCAAGCAAATAGCAGTGAAGAGGATGTCGAAGAGCTCAGCCCAAGGAGTGGATGAGCTGAAGAATGAACTGGCTTTGGTTGCAAAGCTCAAGCACAAGAACCTTGTCTGGCTCATTGGTGTTTGCCTGGAGCAACAGGAGAGGCTGCTAGTCTACGAGTTCGTTCCTAACCGAAGCCTCGACCTCATTATTTTCG atagtgcaaagtgCGAGCAACTTGATTGGGCGAATAGGTACAAGATCATAGATGGAATCGCTCGGGGCCTACAGTACCTCCATGAAGATTCTCAGCTCAAAGTAGTTCACCGTGATCTCAAAGCCAGCAACATCCTACTCGATATGAACAACATCCCTAAGATATCGGACTTTGGCCTCGCTAAGATCTTCGGGCGAGACCAGACGCAAGGTGTCACCAGCCGTGTCGTTGGAACATA TGGATATATGGCGCCAGAGTACATGATGCGAGGGAACTACTCGGTGAAGTCGGACGCTTTCAGCTTCGGGGTTATGGTCCTTGAGATCGTGACTGGGAGGAGGAACAATGGCGACAGCTCCGGGCAGTTTGAAGATCTCCTTACCACG GTGTGGGAGCACTCGACGACCGGGACAGTGTTCGAGGTGGTAGACCCGTCCATGAACGGTAGGTTCATGGAGAAAGATGTTCTCAAGTGCGTCCACATAGGGCTCCTTTGCGTCCAGGAGAACCCGATGGACCGGCCAACAATGTCCACCGTGGTCACAATGCTCGGCAGTGAGACATTTACTCTCCATGCGCCCTCCAAGCCGTCGTTCTGCTCGAGGAGGAACGACGCGTGTGCCGACTAG